The nucleotide sequence CCGCAAAGGTCACTTCCACTTGCTCATAGCAGGAAGTCATCTCTTGAATCACACTCTCAAGAACCTTCGCCAAACGATCTCTGATATCCGCATCCTGGGTCATATTCTCCGCCAACATGTTTCGTTCTCCGTAACACTCATTTTGTTGATCCCCAGCCTTAAGAGCAACCCTGCGCGTCCGCCCTAGGCCGGAAAGTGTTCCACCAAGAATATAGGAATGCTCAAATTCCCCTCTGATAGGACCTAAAAAAACAGCCATCCGGTTAACCTTTTTTTGTTTCATGCGGGTCATGCAGTACCGGGACAAGGCCGTCCCACCAATCCCCATCAAAGGAAGATAACGGATGCAAAAAACAGTTTTATGTTTTTCTATCTTAATGCTCTTAAGTGCCTGCGAAAACAGCACTCCCGGTGAAAGCTCGGGAATAACAACCCAGGGCACGCCGGAACTGCAAGAGAAAGTCATCTATGGCAATGATGACCGAAAAGACCTCTACGAAGTGAAGTCCGCCCTGCAACGCCGCCTGGCTGACTCTACGGTCGCTTTAATCAAAGATGAAAACCTGCAGGAAGGTGCCGAGATCACGCGCATCACTGCCCAAACTTTCCGCAGATCCTACAATCTGTGTTCTTCAGAACGTTTCGGGGAGCAGGAAAATGCGGCCTTTTGCTCAGGCTCCTTAGTAGCGCCTGACGTCATTGCCACTGCTGGTCACTGCGTCCGCTCGGTTCGTGACTGCAGTGAAACCCGTTTTGTCTTTGGCTATGCCGTTAAATCCGCAGGTGTTCAACCCCGCGAAGTCGCTTCCAGCGAAGTCTATCGCTGTGCTGAAATCATTCACAGCGAAGTTTTGGGAACGGGATCGGACTTTGCGCTGATCAAGCTGGACAGAGCCGTCACCAATCATGCAGTTTTGAAAACCCGCAAAACCGGAAGCGTCAAGGTCGGCGCCTCGTTGGTTGTGATTGGACATCCCGTGGGTCTTCCCACCAAGGTGGCTGCCGGAGCCAAAGTCCGCAGCACCACAGAATCAGAACATTTCGTCGCCAATCTGGACACCTATGGCGGGAACTCTGGATCCGCAGTGTTTAACTCGTCCGGCGTGATTGAAGGAATTTTGGTCCGCGGCGACACTGATTTTGTGTATCAGGGTTCCTGCACCGTTTCCAACCGCTGCACAAGCACAGGCTGTCGCGGCGAAGATGTCACACGCATCACCCGCATCCTGCCTTATCTTTGACCTTCATCAGACTTGGCTGACATTTCTTTCCTGAACCGATCTTTTTGGTTCCAATAAAGACATGTCACAACCTCAATGGCACAAGTTGGGTCCGGTGGAGCTGCTGAAGAAAAAGAATCTGCAGCAAATTGAAATTCACCGGACCAAGCTGGCTCTGATTTACAAAGACAGCGAATTCACGGCCATATCGGGCGTGTGCAATCACGTCGGCGGTCCGCTGGGTGATGGTCAGCTTGAAGGCGACTATGTGGTCTGCCCGTGGCATTACTACAAGTTTCATTATCGCACCGGATTTGGCGAACCCGGCTACGAAGCCGACCGCGTTCCGGCTTACACTTTAAAAACTGAAAATGGCGAACTGTGGGTGGATCTGACCAGCGCCACCCCCCGGGGCCGCATTTCCCATGAACCTCACCCCCTAACCCGGAAAGTGCAACGGGAACCGGGACCCCTACGGGTGGTGGGAATTTCCACGACCGTGATGGACAATGCTCATCCGCGCATATCGACTTCAGAACTTTTGCTGGAACAAACCCTGAAGCATGCGCAAAGCAAAGGCTATGAAACGCGTCTGCAAAAAATCCGCGAACTGAAGTTCCGCCACTGCGAAGGCTTTTATTCCAAAAGTGCACATGCCTGCACCTGGCCCTGCTCGATCACGCAGATGGATCCAACCGACCAGCTGGATCGCGTGTATGAGGATCTGATTCACTGGGCCGACGTGATGATCGTCGCCACCCCGATTCGCTGGGGTTCGGCCAGTTCTTTATATTATAAAATGGCCGAACGTTTTAACTGCATTCAAAATCAGATCACCATCAAAAACAACCAGCTGGTTCGCAACAAAGTGGCCGGGTTCATCATCACCGGAGGCCAGGACAATGTGCAGGCCGTTGCGGGCCACATGATGGGTTTTTTCTCAGAGCTCGGGTACCACCTGCCGCCGTTTCCATTTATCGCCCACTCTCTGGGATGGAGTTCTGAAAACATGGAATACAACGTGCGCTATGTGCAACAGACCCAAGCCCTCACCGATGCCGCGCATGAACTGCTGGACCGCTGTGCCGAACTGTCGTGCGCACTGCTTGAAACCTCTGCCCACGTTCTGCAACACCGGGCCGGGCGCAAGGCTTACAACGCCTCCAAACACCACGATCGCTAACCCGGAAGGCGGCACCGTCGATTTTATAGACAGCCAAAACCTGTCTGGTTTCTTCCCGGGCCGGAACTGCTCTTGCATCCCTGGAGGGAATGAGGATTATATTCTGGATTCTTGCAGCAATCATGGCCCTTCAATTTACGGCGCCGCCTTTTGCCGAGGCCTGCAGCTGCATCGCCGATCCGTATTCCAAAAAATATCAACTGTATAAAAAAACCTGGTACGGAACCCAACGTAAATGGAGCTGTGTCTATACCTGTCAGGATTCCCAGCAGCAGCGCACGGAAGTCACCGCCCATCATTCAGACTGGTACGTCACTGATAAGGGTCTTGAAGGCATTTGCGATGGACTGCACTATGTGAACGTGTACAACACCCACCGCATGGATTTTGTCTGGAAGTTTGAAGAAGCACGCTGGTTTAATCCCGCGCAATCATCTTCAGCCGACTTGAAAAAATGGGCGCAAACCTGCCGCTGATACATCTAAAAAACAAAAACCCCCGGGTTTTCCCAGGGGTTCTTTGAAATTCAATTTTTAAATCGAATTACTGAGCAGTGTTGTTGATCCACTCGATCGCGTTGCTAACTTTGGCATAAACACCATAGTAGTTCGCACGAGCACAACCCTGACCCCAACTCACAACACCAACCAGGTATGTCTGATTGTTTTCGTCTTGAGCCACCAATGGACCACCAGAGTCACCCTGGCAAGAATCCTTACCGCCACCTTCGTAACCAGCACAGATCATGCTGTCAGTGATGCCGTTGTTGTAAGCTTTGTTACAAGCTGCTGTAGAAACCAATGGAACGTCCACTTTTTGCAATTTCGTCGGCAAAGAGTAAGAACCTTCACGAGTTGCACCCCAGCCAGCCACTGTCGTCAAAATTTCAGAGCCGTCAGTCGGAAGAGTGATTTCAGCAGGGTTCAACGCCACTGGAGCGTATGAAGAATCCTGAGAAAGTTCGATCAATGCAAAGTCATTTTCCATTGTGCGTGCATTGTAGTTCGGGTGAGCGATGATTCTTTTCGGAGCGATGGATTCTGCATTCAACGCATTCGTGCGGTCATGCAAACCGATCACAACTTTTTTAACCGTGCCGCCACGAACACAGTGAGCTGCTGTCAATACCCAGTTCTTCTTAATCAAGGAACCGCCGCAGAAATGGCTGCTGCTCTGCAAAGACACGATGTATGGGAACTCACCGATGGAAGCTTCAACGCCACCAACGATTTTAGCCCCTACAGAGCCAGATTTCGCGAAAACCGGAGCAGACATCATCATAAGGCCTGCGATAACAAGATGGTTCATTTTCATTTTATTTCCCCTCTGGTTTTGAATCCTTCAAAACCTGATATCAATCGTTGTCTGTTTTTTCCCAATGCTCAAAGACTCTCGGCGACCCACTTTGGAACTGGCCTTTTTTCGGACCTTTGCAGAGGGGAAATTATTGCCCCCGAACATTTCTTCCTCGACGGTAATTACCGATTTTTTTAAAAGAACTTGCCAAGTCTGCATGATTTTTATGAAATTCGATTTCTTTATTCTTGGAAGATCCTCCGAAGCTCGCTAAGACTGAAATTGACGGAGGCCCCATGCGATCACTTGCTTACTCTGCTCTTTTGCTGGTCTTGTTTACCTGCTGGACTTTGAACTCCCACGCAGCGGCCCCTTTCGCGCGATTGGCTGATGGTAAAATCCAAGGCCTTCGTACTGCTCACGACACCGAAGCCTTTCTTGGAATCCCTTATGCAGAACCGCCGGTGGGTTATCTTCGCTGGAAAGCGCCCAGATCCCCGGCCCCTTGGATTGGCACTCTCAACGCCACAAAACTTCCTGTCGCCTGCCCTCAAAAAGGAAATTTCTTTGCCAATGTGCCGCCAGAAAAATTCGGAACTCCGGTTGGCAACGAAGACTGTCTGTATCTGAATGTATGGAAACCCTTCGCGGCGAAAAAACGCCCGGTGGTTTTGTGGATTCACGGCGGATCGAATTTCAAAGGCACGTCCGCGGATCCTCTTTATGACGGCGCATGGCTGGCATCATCTTCGGATGTTGTTTTTGTCAGTGCCAACTATCGACTGGGCATGCTGGGCGCACTAGCGCACGAGGCTTTGAACAAAGGCAGCAAGTGGGACAGTTCCGGCAACTATGTGACTCTTGATTTGGTCGCCGTTCTGAAATGGATTCACGCCAATATTGAAAGCTTCGGCGGAGATCCTGACAACATCACCATCATGGGTCAATCCGCAGGCTGCATGAATGTGTGGGGTCTTTTGAAAACACCCCTTACCAAAGATCTTTTCCACCGTGCGGTTTGTTCTGCGGGTGTGCCGAATGCCTATCCTCGCTGGGTGGCGGAAACCCGCTCTGAAGACTTCATCGAAAATCTGGTGGTGAATGCCGGCTTGGTGAAAGAAAAGTCCCAAGCGGAAGCGTATCTGCTAGCTAAGGACACCAAGTGGATCCGTCAGTTCCTGTATTCCCGCACCACCGAAGAACTGGTGCAGGCCCAAGAATACATCGTGCCGTTTCAGCACTTCAAAGATGACGCCGTTTTCCCGCATGGGGTGGAGGGCATCTTATTCGGGAATTTCCACCGCGTTCCGCTGATCTTGGGTTTAACCACCGATGAAGCGACTTATCTTTTGGGTGGCGCCCTGATCAAACCCACCGACAAAGAGCTGTGGTCCCTGATTCAAAATCCTCCAGCAGATCTGAAAGAGGAAGACCTTATCAAAGACAACAAGGTGACTCTGTACCATTCCAGCACTGCCGCCGGGTCCCTGGCGATGCAGATGACGATGGAAGAAATCTTCTGGGCGGTGAAAGCTTACAACCCACAGACCTATCGTTATTCCTTTGAATGGAAAGAAACCCCCTCCCCGTGGAAAGAAGTTTTTGGCGCTGTGCACGGCATGGATGCGATGTTCTACCTGGGGAACTTTGAAACCGAAAAGCCCAGCTTTGCCCGATTTGCATGGACGGAACAGAATCGTCAGTCCCGGGAGGCCTTGAGGGACTCGATGGCACCCTACTTCAAATCCTTCTTCTGGGACGGAAATCCCAACACCCAGCTCCCCGCCCAAGCGTCTGTCTGGGACGGCCGAATGGTCTTTAAATGAACCACAACGCGTATCATTTCACGACAAATTAAAAACAGTCCGCATAAAACCTCCACAGAACACAAATTACGATCTGTGCTGGTTAATTAACTCCAGTTTATATAAACACGCGCCGATATATACTCTCGCGACCCTTCAACTCTAAGGAGTTTGCGATGAGTCTGTTTCGCACTATTATACTTGCTACCATTCTCACTGCGTGCCTTCCGACTAAAGCTGACCTTCCTCCCAATTCAAACACCCCTCAGAAAACTGGTGATTGGTGGTATATTAATTTTGAGGAACCAAAGTACTTCTCAATGCCGGAACTCAACTGCACCACCTGCAAAAACAAAACGCTTACCTACAGCCAATCGACATTTATTACCCACAATGAATTCGAGTTCGATACGAAAGTCCTCCAGTGCACCTCATCCCCCATTCCCTACAAAAATACGACAGCCAAACCCTGTGAGGGCTTCAATGGCAA is from Bdellovibrio bacteriovorus str. Tiberius and encodes:
- a CDS encoding KH domain-containing protein; this translates as MKQKKVNRMAVFLGPIRGEFEHSYILGGTLSGLGRTRRVALKAGDQQNECYGERNMLAENMTQDADIRDRLAKVLESVIQEMTSCYEQVEVTFAAGDKTTVYKVTVPQEFRGKLIGSQGKNITSLRNIIGAMAGNHGFRAIIELVI
- a CDS encoding trypsin-like serine peptidase; the encoded protein is MQKTVLCFSILMLLSACENSTPGESSGITTQGTPELQEKVIYGNDDRKDLYEVKSALQRRLADSTVALIKDENLQEGAEITRITAQTFRRSYNLCSSERFGEQENAAFCSGSLVAPDVIATAGHCVRSVRDCSETRFVFGYAVKSAGVQPREVASSEVYRCAEIIHSEVLGTGSDFALIKLDRAVTNHAVLKTRKTGSVKVGASLVVIGHPVGLPTKVAAGAKVRSTTESEHFVANLDTYGGNSGSAVFNSSGVIEGILVRGDTDFVYQGSCTVSNRCTSTGCRGEDVTRITRILPYL
- a CDS encoding Rieske 2Fe-2S domain-containing protein yields the protein MSQPQWHKLGPVELLKKKNLQQIEIHRTKLALIYKDSEFTAISGVCNHVGGPLGDGQLEGDYVVCPWHYYKFHYRTGFGEPGYEADRVPAYTLKTENGELWVDLTSATPRGRISHEPHPLTRKVQREPGPLRVVGISTTVMDNAHPRISTSELLLEQTLKHAQSKGYETRLQKIRELKFRHCEGFYSKSAHACTWPCSITQMDPTDQLDRVYEDLIHWADVMIVATPIRWGSASSLYYKMAERFNCIQNQITIKNNQLVRNKVAGFIITGGQDNVQAVAGHMMGFFSELGYHLPPFPFIAHSLGWSSENMEYNVRYVQQTQALTDAAHELLDRCAELSCALLETSAHVLQHRAGRKAYNASKHHDR
- a CDS encoding S1 family serine peptidase is translated as MKMNHLVIAGLMMMSAPVFAKSGSVGAKIVGGVEASIGEFPYIVSLQSSSHFCGGSLIKKNWVLTAAHCVRGGTVKKVVIGLHDRTNALNAESIAPKRIIAHPNYNARTMENDFALIELSQDSSYAPVALNPAEITLPTDGSEILTTVAGWGATREGSYSLPTKLQKVDVPLVSTAACNKAYNNGITDSMICAGYEGGGKDSCQGDSGGPLVAQDENNQTYLVGVVSWGQGCARANYYGVYAKVSNAIEWINNTAQ
- a CDS encoding carboxylesterase/lipase family protein, which codes for MRSLAYSALLLVLFTCWTLNSHAAAPFARLADGKIQGLRTAHDTEAFLGIPYAEPPVGYLRWKAPRSPAPWIGTLNATKLPVACPQKGNFFANVPPEKFGTPVGNEDCLYLNVWKPFAAKKRPVVLWIHGGSNFKGTSADPLYDGAWLASSSDVVFVSANYRLGMLGALAHEALNKGSKWDSSGNYVTLDLVAVLKWIHANIESFGGDPDNITIMGQSAGCMNVWGLLKTPLTKDLFHRAVCSAGVPNAYPRWVAETRSEDFIENLVVNAGLVKEKSQAEAYLLAKDTKWIRQFLYSRTTEELVQAQEYIVPFQHFKDDAVFPHGVEGILFGNFHRVPLILGLTTDEATYLLGGALIKPTDKELWSLIQNPPADLKEEDLIKDNKVTLYHSSTAAGSLAMQMTMEEIFWAVKAYNPQTYRYSFEWKETPSPWKEVFGAVHGMDAMFYLGNFETEKPSFARFAWTEQNRQSREALRDSMAPYFKSFFWDGNPNTQLPAQASVWDGRMVFK